In one Candidatus Sericytochromatia bacterium genomic region, the following are encoded:
- a CDS encoding methyltransferase domain-containing protein — protein sequence MTLFKLRKRLADKEKSPTLELPTLAVAEVDDAPKGRLNAVPSTVSLMSAEVPPLESPAAPAESWSSPSTLGHRLPESWKEDVQDETLRLIAHPTEVLVLGLRPWTGTSWSGKLKRRATSVVTVDPDAARLVEWRQVAEVRIQAALESLTWSQMLIGRRFGAVVLGDALTHQADPLHFLGRVRDVLAQNGSVVGVVPNATWGENRLKLLQGELPRGYEPGSALHRYNRDRLREALAFAGYALVELYTHRTPFFEGEESVTPELFPDTVLQTLDPHDDATVSHLVFRAVPATPDDMLRSLFQEQEDLKRSVRNELTRAKRACDALSEQLATVNAHQDTLISEMADQRATISGISERAARLEQNLRSMTEERDRAWRELNSVRQAWWYRLFGGFRRSEADD from the coding sequence ATGACCCTCTTCAAACTGCGCAAACGCCTGGCAGATAAAGAAAAATCGCCGACGCTCGAGCTGCCCACGCTGGCGGTCGCAGAAGTCGATGACGCGCCGAAGGGGCGGTTGAATGCGGTGCCTTCCACCGTGTCCCTGATGTCCGCGGAGGTGCCGCCGCTGGAGTCGCCGGCCGCTCCGGCCGAGAGTTGGTCGTCCCCCTCCACCCTGGGCCATCGTCTACCGGAGAGCTGGAAGGAAGACGTCCAGGATGAAACGCTGCGCCTGATCGCCCATCCCACCGAGGTGCTGGTGCTCGGCCTGCGCCCCTGGACGGGCACCAGCTGGTCTGGCAAGCTCAAGCGGCGGGCCACCAGCGTGGTCACGGTCGACCCCGATGCGGCCCGCCTGGTCGAATGGCGTCAGGTGGCCGAGGTGCGCATCCAGGCTGCGCTGGAGAGCCTGACCTGGTCGCAGATGCTGATCGGGCGACGCTTCGGGGCGGTGGTGCTGGGAGACGCCCTGACCCATCAGGCCGATCCGCTGCATTTTCTGGGGCGCGTGCGGGACGTGCTGGCGCAGAATGGGTCGGTGGTCGGGGTGGTGCCCAACGCCACCTGGGGCGAAAACCGGCTCAAGTTGCTTCAGGGCGAGCTGCCGCGCGGCTATGAGCCAGGCTCTGCCCTGCATCGCTACAACCGCGATCGCCTGCGCGAGGCCCTGGCCTTTGCCGGCTATGCGCTGGTGGAGCTCTACACCCACCGCACCCCCTTCTTCGAGGGTGAGGAATCCGTCACGCCCGAGCTGTTTCCCGATACCGTCCTGCAGACGCTCGATCCCCACGACGATGCCACCGTCTCCCACCTGGTTTTCCGCGCGGTGCCTGCGACGCCGGATGACATGCTGCGGAGCCTGTTCCAGGAGCAGGAAGACCTCAAGCGCAGCGTGCGCAATGAGCTGACCCGCGCCAAGCGCGCCTGCGATGCCCTGAGCGAGCAACTGGCCACCGTGAATGCGCACCAGGACACCCTGATCAGCGAGATGGCCGACCAGCGCGCCACCATCAGCGGCATCAGCGAGCGGGCTGCCCGGCTGGAACAGAATCTTCGCTCCATGACCGAAGAACGCGACCGCGCCTGGCGCGAGCTGAACAGCGTTCGCCAGGCCTGGTGGTATCGGCTGTTCGGCGGCTTCCGACGCAGCGAGGCCGACGACTAG